A single window of Wenzhouxiangella sp. XN24 DNA harbors:
- a CDS encoding 1,4-dihydroxy-2-naphthoate polyprenyltransferase — protein MTASSASDALRHWLTAIRPRTLPVAVVPVIVGTALAWRDTDALSGTIFAATVIAALLIQVATNLHNDVSDFERGADDPGTRLGPRRATAEGWLTAGAVRRGAALAFAGAGLVGLWLAWQGGWPILAIGVASIACAWGYSGGAKPIAYSSLGELFVWLFFGVAAVAGSYYLQTGRFDSTALTAGALLGLPAAAVLVVNNYRDRDNDRRAGRRTFAVVFGPRASRIEYGVLLLAPFLALPVLALAAGPGWWLGLLALPWAARLVYRFVTLPPGPVFNELLADTARLQLVLGALICAGLFVGGLRG, from the coding sequence GTGACGGCCTCGTCCGCGTCCGACGCGCTGCGCCACTGGCTGACCGCGATCCGGCCCCGGACCTTGCCGGTGGCGGTCGTGCCCGTGATCGTCGGCACGGCCCTGGCGTGGCGGGATACCGATGCGCTCTCCGGGACGATATTCGCCGCAACCGTGATCGCCGCGTTGTTGATCCAGGTGGCGACCAACCTGCACAACGACGTCAGCGACTTCGAGCGCGGCGCCGACGATCCGGGCACCCGGCTGGGCCCGCGCCGGGCCACTGCCGAAGGCTGGCTGACGGCCGGCGCCGTGCGGCGCGGTGCGGCCCTGGCCTTCGCCGGCGCCGGTCTCGTCGGCCTCTGGCTCGCGTGGCAGGGCGGCTGGCCGATCCTCGCCATCGGCGTGGCGTCGATCGCCTGTGCATGGGGTTACAGCGGCGGCGCCAAGCCGATCGCCTACTCGAGCCTCGGGGAGCTGTTCGTCTGGCTGTTCTTCGGCGTCGCAGCGGTGGCCGGCAGCTATTACCTGCAGACCGGGCGTTTCGACTCGACCGCGCTGACGGCCGGCGCGCTGCTGGGCCTGCCGGCCGCGGCCGTGCTCGTGGTCAACAACTATCGTGACCGCGACAACGATCGGCGGGCCGGGCGACGGACCTTTGCGGTGGTGTTCGGCCCACGCGCCAGTCGTATCGAGTACGGCGTACTGCTGTTGGCGCCGTTCCTCGCGTTGCCCGTGCTCGCGCTCGCCGCGGGTCCCGGCTGGTGGCTCGGGCTGCTGGCGCTGCCCTGGGCCGCCCGGCTCGTGTACCGTTTCGTGACCCTGCCCCCGGGGCCCGTGTTCAATGAACTGCTGGCCGACACGGCGCGGCTGCAACTCGTCCTCGGTGCCCTGATCTGCGCGGGATTGTTCGTCGGTGGCCTGCGTGGCTGA
- a CDS encoding enolase C-terminal domain-like protein — protein MAEPLTLASLQLFPYAIPLSRPWKCARGDTVMRRGWLIRIEDSEGGHGWGETAALPGAGTETAPLAEAALAEAVANFPGLSMDMAHARLPRHDRPAARCGLECALLDLAARRAGVPLYRHLRPDAAPRVRVNAFVGAIDAGLGERLVAARAQGFEVAKLKLATAPLEDELPLFFAAMEQLPAGLRLRLDVNRGWSTAQAEATLPLFAGLPIEALEEPAADADAEALARLQSMVDFSLALDESLASWPDEGPLPVRRQILKPMVVGGPSRVFGLALRPRTESIVTSSVDTAVGLWLSAHIGAALDNGLAHGLDTASWLSTLLGPVPPPGGVLRLPEAPGLGFDPELPEAR, from the coding sequence GTGGCTGAGCCGTTGACGCTCGCCTCGCTGCAGCTGTTCCCCTACGCGATCCCGCTGTCGCGGCCATGGAAATGCGCGCGCGGCGATACGGTGATGCGGCGCGGCTGGCTGATCCGGATCGAGGACAGCGAGGGTGGCCATGGCTGGGGCGAGACGGCGGCGTTGCCGGGCGCGGGCACCGAGACCGCGCCGCTGGCCGAAGCCGCGTTGGCCGAGGCCGTGGCGAACTTCCCGGGCCTGTCCATGGATATGGCCCATGCCCGGCTGCCGCGGCATGATCGCCCCGCCGCCCGCTGCGGCCTGGAATGCGCGTTGCTGGATCTTGCCGCGCGTCGCGCCGGGGTGCCGCTGTATCGTCACCTGCGACCGGATGCAGCGCCACGGGTGCGGGTGAACGCTTTCGTCGGCGCGATCGATGCCGGTCTCGGCGAACGCTTGGTGGCCGCCCGCGCCCAGGGCTTCGAGGTGGCCAAGCTGAAACTCGCGACGGCGCCGCTCGAGGACGAGTTGCCGCTGTTTTTCGCCGCCATGGAACAACTGCCGGCCGGGCTGCGCCTGCGCCTGGACGTGAACCGCGGCTGGAGCACGGCCCAGGCGGAAGCGACGCTGCCGCTGTTCGCCGGCCTGCCGATCGAGGCCTTGGAGGAGCCTGCCGCGGATGCCGACGCCGAAGCGCTCGCGCGGCTGCAGTCCATGGTGGATTTCTCCCTCGCGCTCGACGAATCGCTGGCGAGCTGGCCGGACGAGGGGCCGCTCCCCGTGCGCCGACAGATCCTCAAGCCGATGGTCGTCGGCGGGCCTTCGCGGGTGTTCGGTCTCGCGCTCAGGCCCCGCACCGAGAGTATCGTCACCAGCAGCGTCGATACCGCCGTGGGCCTGTGGCTGTCGGCGCATATCGGTGCGGCGCTGGATAACGGGCTGGCCCATGGCCTCGACACGGCGAGCTGGCTGAGCACGCTGCTCGGCCCGGTGCCGCCGCCGGGGGGCGTGCTCCGGTTGCCGGAGGCGCCGGGCCTGGGCTTCGATCCGGAGTTGCCCGAAGCCCGATAG